From Acetonema longum DSM 6540, the proteins below share one genomic window:
- the rplS gene encoding 50S ribosomal protein L19, with amino-acid sequence MDIIKALEQEQLRQDIPAFRPGDTVRVHVKVVEGNRERIQVFEGLVINRKSGGVRETFTVRRISYGVGVERTFPVHSPRVDKIEVMRRGIVRRAKLYYLRNLTGKAARIKEKR; translated from the coding sequence ATGGATATTATCAAAGCCCTTGAACAGGAACAGCTGCGCCAGGATATCCCGGCATTTCGTCCTGGGGATACGGTTCGCGTCCATGTAAAAGTAGTGGAAGGCAATCGTGAGCGTATTCAGGTTTTCGAAGGACTTGTCATCAACCGCAAAAGCGGCGGCGTCCGGGAAACCTTTACAGTACGCCGGATTTCGTATGGCGTAGGCGTGGAAAGAACATTTCCGGTACATTCTCCGCGGGTGGACAAAATTGAAGTGATGCGCCGCGGTATTGTACGTCGGGCAAAACTCTATTACTTGCGGAATTTGACCGGCAAAGCAG